A section of the Flavobacterium sp. CG_23.5 genome encodes:
- a CDS encoding acyl-CoA dehydrogenase family protein — MDFNLTEEQLMIQQAARDFAQNELLPGVIERDEHSKFPTEQVKQMAELGFLGMMVDPKYGGSGLDSVSYILAVTEIAKIDASAAVIMSVNNSLVCAGIEKYCNEEQKLKYLVPLAKGEVIGAFCLSEPEAGSDATSQKTTAIDKGDHYLLNGTKNWITNGSSASTYIVIAQTDVEKGHKGINAFIVEKGWAGFDIGLKEKKMGIRGSDTHSLMFTDVKVPKENRIGADGFGFNFAMSVLNGGRIGIASQALGIATGAYELALKYSQERKAFGKEIFKHQAIAFKLADMATQIMAAKMLCFKAASEKDLGMDISQSGAMAKLFASQTAMDTTIEAVQIHGGNGYVAEYHVERMMRDAKITQIYEGTSEIQRIVISRTLVS, encoded by the coding sequence ATGGATTTTAATCTAACCGAAGAGCAGTTAATGATTCAACAAGCCGCTAGAGATTTTGCTCAAAACGAATTGTTGCCGGGAGTAATTGAAAGAGATGAACACTCAAAATTTCCTACAGAGCAAGTTAAGCAAATGGCAGAACTTGGTTTTCTAGGAATGATGGTTGATCCTAAATATGGTGGTTCAGGACTTGATAGCGTTTCTTATATTTTGGCAGTTACTGAAATTGCAAAAATTGATGCCTCTGCGGCAGTTATCATGTCAGTAAATAACTCGTTGGTTTGTGCGGGAATAGAGAAATATTGCAATGAAGAGCAAAAACTTAAATATTTAGTTCCTCTTGCCAAAGGGGAAGTTATTGGTGCTTTTTGTTTGTCGGAACCAGAAGCGGGATCTGATGCTACTTCACAAAAAACCACTGCAATTGATAAAGGAGATCATTACTTATTAAATGGTACCAAAAACTGGATTACAAACGGATCGTCTGCATCTACTTATATCGTAATTGCTCAAACTGACGTTGAAAAAGGACATAAAGGAATCAATGCTTTTATAGTGGAGAAAGGTTGGGCTGGTTTTGATATTGGTCTAAAAGAAAAGAAAATGGGAATTCGCGGGTCTGATACGCATTCTTTAATGTTTACCGATGTTAAAGTGCCTAAAGAAAACCGAATAGGAGCAGATGGATTTGGATTTAATTTCGCCATGAGCGTATTAAACGGAGGAAGAATAGGTATTGCTTCTCAAGCATTGGGTATAGCTACAGGTGCTTATGAATTGGCTTTGAAATATTCTCAAGAGCGTAAAGCTTTTGGAAAAGAAATTTTCAAACACCAAGCAATCGCTTTCAAATTAGCCGATATGGCAACTCAAATTATGGCAGCTAAAATGTTATGTTTTAAAGCTGCTTCCGAAAAAGATTTAGGAATGGATATTTCTCAATCAGGAGCAATGGCCAAGTTATTCGCTTCTCAAACTGCAATGGACACGACTATTGAAGCCGTACAGATTCATGGTGGAAATGGTTATGTAGCCGAATATCATGTGGAACGTATGATGCGTGATGCTAAAATTACTCAGATTTATGAAGGAACTTCAGAGATCCAACGTATTGTAATCTCAAGAACACTAGTTTCTTAG